From the Toxoplasma gondii ME49 chromosome VIIa, whole genome shotgun sequence genome, one window contains:
- a CDS encoding hypothetical protein (encoded by transcript TGME49_203040) yields the protein MQPLLPHSLETFSLHGNLPRTLAGPLFGTDEDDRRGNSARAGSGGTGASSSPAFQGLGLHDAVRRFFGCPASENTDLYESDAVKDNEAQMMLRSLEGVREPATWQMEVNREVLLRSVMMMHNLKVLDIRLPPALDRFPFRLVPSLVLMCTKLRQVTLDFRQLTELVDLNLLTANVVTQPFGAGHVPPSYRRRTSTEQVDAGGAAGTGDAPAWGGLQTLLPSIKEVVLREPLHIGWAVEDVTRFMGVLLALPQCTIIASALVLYQHPLLGAVRPSGAVPDRGQTESSRGGDDLGNIDHAWLVNDEGEETSAQGNEPGAAEFGASTVGDTSRQNPRTATDSASAVGQQGEALSRLGVEESDDYGESSDRSHLEAEWEEGETGDGLLVGRTQYVPLLRQVISHLAPNVCSLRVRYTSATTRDLPLSQISFPLLEELVLDNYCPDTHREIDKIVVPRTHTVTVGLNGHHLNPKRLQKLDRLNAGYRKPGDGIASPSSGSYLRLFRALEPVSYYFKGPEDVLFLIALNEEVAAEISVSLPSAADAVWTDGIASSASNGFVPTKPKTNWPGRLCLSVTVSGRDLQEGAKDVLAEAERYLKDFVEGGHEFEDVVGGNNCSASTCMHPCGLSPLEGPERDGEVSSLEDGDLFSALDLHELFSIQYAPPETSYGLGVLSSQEEREHQPLSANGSARVGDPDQYSGTVFWGSSSVFRSCLSWILMSRNCLNILGLIIVDLDLHASTSGGPMTNGYGAVNERVPPVIILGAFERAWQGHTHGKRPQRHLKGPRA from the exons ATGCAACCTCTTCTCCCGCATTCTCTGGAAACATTCTCACTTCATGGAAACCTTCCGCGAACTCTCGCGGGTCCCCTTTTTGGGACAGACGAAGATGACAGGCGAGGAAACAGTGCACGCGCGGGGTCCGGAGGCACAGGTGCGTCCTCATCGCCGGCGTTCCAAGGTCTCGGATTACATGACGCAGTCCGACGGTTCTTCGGCTGCCCCGCATCTGAAAACACCGATCTGTATGAGTCCGACGCGGTAAAAGACAATGAAGCGCAAATGATGCTAAGGTCACTGGAAGGAGTGAGAGAACCAGCGACATGGCAGATGGAGGTGAACCGGGAGGTCCTGCTCCGGAGTGTCATGATGATGCACAATCTGAAGGTCTTAGATATACGTTTGCCCCCGGCGTTAGATCGTTTTCCCTTCCGTCTCGTTCCGTCTCTCGTGCTGATGTGCACGAAGCTTCGACAAGTTACCCTGGACTTTCGTCAGCTGACAGAACTCGTGGACTTGAATTTACTGACAGCCAATGTCGTAACTCAGCCGTTTGGCGCGGGACATGTGCCACCAAGTTACAGACGGAGAACGAGCACAGAACAAGTCGATGCAGGTGGCGCCGCTGGGACCGGGGACGCACCTGCATGGGGAGGGCTACAAACACTTCTTCCGAGCATCAAGGAGGTCGTGCTTCGGGAGCCCCTGCACATAGGATGGGCTGTCGAGGATGTCACACGGTTCATGGGGGTTCTATTAGCGCTCCCACAGTGTACCATAATCGCATCTGCTCTTGTCCTCTACCAGCATCCTCTACTGGGTGCCGTTCGTCCGTCTGGAGCTGTGCCCGACAGAGGTCAAACGGAGTCTAGTAGAGGTGGAGACGACCTCGGAAATATCGATCATGCGTGGCTAGTGAAtgatgaaggagaagagacctCGGCCCAAGGAAACGAACCAGGGGCCGCAGAGTTTGGTGCATCGACTGTCGGTGATACTTCACGGCAGAACCCGCGAACGGCAACCGACAGCGCATCTGCAGTCGGGCAACAGGGAGAGGCATTATCAAGATTGGGAGTGGAGGAGTCCGATGATTATGGAGAGAGCAGTGATAGATCGCACCTTGAAGCAGAGtgggaggaaggagaaactggAGACGGTCTGCTAGTTGGTCGAACCCAGTATgtgcctctgcttcgtcagGTCATCTCACATCTGGCTCCGAATGTGTGTAGCCTTCGTGTTCGCTACACATCAGCCACCACGCGTGACCTACCGCTATCACAGatttccttccctcttctggAGGAACTGGTACTTGACAACTACTGTCCGGACACCCATCGAGAAATTGACAAGATCGTTGTTCCTCGAACGCACACAGTCACTGTGGGCCTCAATGGGCACCATCTGAATCCGAAACGCTTGCAGAAACTAGACCGACTCAACGCAGGATACAGGAAGCCTGGAGACGGCATTGCTTCACCCTCTTCGGGCTCTTacctccgtctcttccgcgCTCTCGAACCGGTTTCTTACTACTTTAAGGGGCCTGAGGATGTACTTTTTCTTATTGCTCTCAACGAAGAGGTAGCAGCGGAaatttccgtctctcttccgtcaGCGGCTGATGCCGTCTGGACCGACGGTATCGCCTCCTCAGCGAGCAATGGATTTGTCCCTACCAAGCCGAAAACGAATTGGCCTGGgcgcctctgtctttctgtaACCGTCTCCGGAAGGGATCTGCAAGAGGGTGCCAAGGACGTTCTCGCTGAAGCAGAGAGATATCTAAAGGACTTCGTGGAGGGGGGACACGAATTCGAGGACGTGGTGGGTGGCAATAATTGCAGTGCATCTACATGTATGCATCCCTGTGGTTTGTCACCTCTAGAAGGGCCAGAGCGGGATGGAGAGGTCAGTTCCTTGGAGGACGGAGATTTGTTTTCGGCGTTGGACCTGCATGAACTCTTTTCTATCCAGTACGCCCCTCCAGAAACGTCCTACGGCCTCGGTGTACTATCCTctcaagaggagagagaacatcAGCCGCTCTCTGCCAACGGTTCCGCGAGAGTGGGTGATCCCGACCAGTACAGTGGAACTGTCTTTTGGGGCTCATCGTCCGTTTTTAGGAGCTGTCTGAGTT GGATTTTGATGTCTCGAAACTGCCTCAACATTTTGGGCCTAATCATCGTCGATCTcgacttgcatgcgtcgacttCTG GCGGGCCGATGACGAACGGCTATGGAGCTGTGAACGAGCGTGTGCCACCAGTCATCATCCTAGGAGCCTTCGAGAGAGCGTGGCAGGGACACACGCACGGGAAGCGGCCACAGCGGCACCTGAAGGGGCCACGAGCCTGA
- the AP2VIIA6 gene encoding AP2 domain transcription factor AP2VIIa-6 (encoded by transcript TGME49_203050), with the protein MATLSGSDAVKEVLPRFSGSAPNEIRSNKGGDVEEALYLPCLTNESWLVSALKTPYQGDTECIKIQPEALVKEGPPEIPGHNCQVTSIHACKLRTGTQHGDSARSDLRRPPSASPANMRDGDANKSSNAQEINFPNIADVDTLESGRVSSVDLVRTPSVANLHSSSGGQSSPPQDTSSKPAEDPIVSDAMESADHRVLSEDSCNRTLTASGQGGKRRRRQAGPVGVSSGGLSCLIRNVSEEGGGASAGEDVDEGLVRPGSKAATPERSRQTDQGNGQMNEEPWLPEVHQLKTTFREKSSLAQASKCSACTPPKDASAPADLPAEPVSQGRPLPYPMAGKSRKLRTDSSTGRRTHPVDSFSTVDVPVESRTTTTTSATGSDGGGDAAPTSANALLRGQAMRWPDLSQPKALLESLSGFPSRRPDCGSSRAASIENEGRPIRLSQSNILSSLSAARIDLLTTRATKEELQKREQELQQQLRNSRQEQEILQALLGEMTVLRQNAEAAEAAEAAEGLEAREKDLGKHRKRDSGTRGDSATMGATEPGSNDRAVDSVMRSRGEEQQIGASVNLQVSAPEVREDSSDIRNALLQAVGLKRRRLATSAQTGRTYGESEVGYKQETRLSDRASVFGRHEASSVLASVASVLMGNETMQTSRGMLPGVGNCSAASCGSSNASDDRLLGLAACDSQARTPQQGLPPVNVDTRILTSLSTDQALRVGPSRLASAPTGASKFAPESLTTALDVSSCLAVSPQEHDMETLRNMEPRCSSARLSPEQEVLALLAASLGNNEGTIDVDGGAKQPVQQRRASGYAKLARMLPRINRLTFSTQTLMWVVRVQTRRTRLCKSFSVRKLGFLQARQAAIDFLMEFDHKEQQLQATTPSVQRRGALQTARSRRRELTSTVCGAPSVQDEEVKRDTGIERNTTTCPCCGGRSAEVAPNEGGGRSQLSNASITHSDGSSGCVTCRVCDGSSLERRGAHGQRKQDTADDTLFPGEPNRHRNQARNDHRGDTSTSGSRLEDDQVRHSWGGSGGAMQTVGDGEGHHEKARTDENVSSCGSSCSSRSEAGGHMHIKRTACECPVDVHGHRLCASCAGVSPNLCMVDDCGDIAHSPETSAVENRKQRLLPPQCLGEHSRITQTSCDNAGRSSADVTVESLRQLGSESCSSNRSCRPHGVREEAAGCDSELQAIPSRATSCEHEERLNKIRDPESTCCWSASGFSKRENVEMAAARGDSRDGCVSHRHLRQQQHERRKHAREDLALRARQLPHTVGVKFDPTCPRWIAHWKREGQRFFKSFSVEKNGFENAWNLAKLCRKRNAELAAATSRATSTPKRPNIVCGAGSSRRSVSGNRNVSEQAGSGVNPLNSPPSAGTGGLRGGNIAGTATVLPTYDITCQRQEAASVNSTKFSSLAFLAALGDYMSANYGPASAGISDDNQEGRGVMTGARWCTAACTNPESPSGDGTQLSALIPAIAGRSLLYASRSSAEGIRLREDCTVTETATAAAAETPRLRAFCNNVANKAVADGTVTSTTRDELLGTRGPRTDSREERRAIDAATALAPRNSSPLGGAAGAVAVTDMQNSIDFAQAASGLEDDGLTGLPFVEASWSRSADGGAGGTASDSRHRLAASSVETKVLHSGEDSLGGGEWAGDWGSSTREGNWKVKYDANTVGAGGGTCEGVFVASLDGNRMRSTPPRSEDRSVMPTPPAVSVTVQDIPAFISLSEGSEVAGERARPTEADVAAEYREAISSVTSPQPRGSRSGLKGTTDALNIDETQCRGADSVYGQLHHSEPVQGAVRLCSAMQQHRKTEEQQQRLGLANVGSGCHLVSSSGALSAVDAPTRYPQHAEQLSQTAAAGLAVPSIQGSTGDGSETVGMTSLLLLLSQRDNSLAARSAVSTCLSGAIPDTSFCARGSLLPAKTNQPDVATEGATDGAQLTCDRSGTPTSPERLLCRSSLNSEKLQASGAPGLTESLPAGMSGEATGDPPPPTSVDSCGNYLGPTSGTSKRATFLAASETWATEVLLHHQAVQGASPSSAPAHDLWSLSPTELVTLNCQMNGPGNSSLPGGFTVSGVHTSELQSDEGFRSMNASSEARIDAVIGVSDDGGPTSEFAAEMGYREMVHSEGEESGVSAANAGDPLGSSTVHSARTSAGSCLDDTVLMVGVKDGTRSSISGSFLGEHHRSPHVEADISRARNDSSNQEVDLNGAKCMSGQARVREQRRSFSLSEWPLDNRFPMTESMERNIRRRNSSGSMSHESNSFSEAATPANQGGPHPPGRLADSDCACTTACRRQGEGANVAGIPPERATGSFSGTQATYALLGETDTPGGCSVDPADDTERLSWAKVAVLMILRNLRDDASCRLLTECFQLLDASQTEMPELRALLSIFSNLIAEQRLPSSLPTDELRKLVSDVQTAVKSQCKVLPDGAALASSASGSDLPAI; encoded by the coding sequence tgaggagggaggaggagcATCAGCGGGGGAAGACGTAGACGAAGGGCTGGTCCGTCCTGGATCAAAGGCTGCGACACCAGAGAGATCGAGGCAAACCGACCAAGGCAACGGCCAGATGAACGAGGAGCCCTGGCTGCCTGAAGTTCACCAGCTCAAAACAACATTTAGGGAGAAGTCTTCGTTGGCACAGGCGTCCAAGTGCAGTGCCTGTACGCCACCCAAAGACGCCAGTGCACCCGCGGACCTTCCGGCAGAACCTGTGTCCCAGGGGAGACCGCTACCGTACCCAATGGCGGGGAAATCTCGAAAGCTGAGAACGGATTCAAGCACAGGAAGGCGGACACACCCGGTGGACAGTTTTAGCACTGTGGACGTTCCAGTCGAATCACGAACAACAACAACAACTTCCGCCACGGGCAGCGACGGGGGAGGAGATGCCGCTCCGACGTCTGCAAATGCTCTACTGAGGGGCCAGGCGATGCGATGGCCTGATTTGTCTCAACCGAAGGCGTTGTTAGAGAGCTTATCGGGTTTCCCGAGCCGTCGACCAGACTGCGGGTCTTCACGTGCGGCTTCAATCGAGAATGAGGGCCGTCCCATAAGGCTTTCTCAGAGCAACATCCTGTCCTCACTCTCAGCTGCTCGTATTGATTTGTTAACGACCAGGGCGACCAAGGAAGAACTTCAAAAGAGGGAACAGGAGcttcagcagcagctgcgcaaCTCTCGGCAAGAGCAGGAGATTCTCCAGGCGTTGCTAGGCGAGATGACAGTGCTGCGCCAAAATGCAGAGGCAGCGGAGGCtgcggaggcggcagagggTTTAGAAGCAAGGGAAAAGGATTTGGGTAAACATAGAAAGAGGGACAGCGGCACGCGAGGGGACTCCGCGACAATGGGTGCCACCGAGCCAGGAAGCAATGACCGAGCCGTAGACAGCGTCatgagaagcagaggagaagaacagcagaTCGGCGCAAGTGTGAATCTTCAGGTTTCTGCACCCGAAGTCAGAGAAGATTCGAGCGACATCAGAAATGCCTTGCTTCAGGCCGTTGgactgaagagaaggaggcttGCAACCTCAGCTCAAACTGGACGTACATATGGGGAATCCGAAGTCGGTTATAAGCAGGAAACAAGGTTGAGTGATCGAGCATCGGTGTTCGGTCGACATGAAGCCTCTTCTGTACTTGCATCAGTCGCATCTGTTTTAATGGGCAACGAGACGATGCAGACGAGCAGGGGGATGCTACCAGGTGTAGGCAACTGTAGCGCCGCATCATGTGGCAGCTCAAATGCTTCGGATGATCGATTGCTCGgcctcgctgcatgcgataGTCAAGCTCGGACACCACAGCAAGGGCTGCCACCAGTCAACGTGGACACGCGAATTTTAACTAGTTTATCTACGGATCAAGCATTAAGGGTCGGACCGTCGCGTCTGGCAAGCGCGCCGACTGGGGCCTCAAAATTTGCTCCAGAGTCGTTGACTACTGCGCTTGATGTGTCTTCGTGCTTGGCAGTGTCGCCGCAGGAACATGATATGGAAACGCTGCGAAACATGGAGCCACGCTGCAGCTCAGCAAGGTTGTCGCCAGAGCAAGAAGTGTTGGCACTTCTAGCGGCATCACTGGGAAACAACGAAGGAACAATAGATGTAGACGGCGGGGCGAAACAGCCTGTGCAACAGCGCCGCGCTTCAGGGTATGCAAAACTCGCTCGAATGCTACCTCGTATTAACCGTCTTACCTTTTCTACCCAGACCCTGATGTGGGTCGTGCGTGTGCAGACTCGACGCACGCGGTTGTGTAAGTCATTTTCAGTTCGGAAACTGGGCTTCCTCCAGGCCCGCCAGGCGGCGATTGATTTCCTGATGGAGTTTGACCACAAAGAGCAACAGCTGCAGGCAACAACGCCTTCGGTTCAAAGGCGCGGCGCCTTACAGACGGCGCGTTCACGGCGGCGCGAACTTACCTCAACCGTTTGCGGAGCGCCATCTGTACAGGATGAAGAGGTAAAGAGGGACACTGGGATCGAGCGAAACACGACCACGTGTCCCTGCTGCGGGGGGCGAAGCGCCGAAGTGGCACCGAACGAGGGCGGGGGCCGGAGCCAGCTCTCCAACGCGTCTATCACACATTCGGACGGGTCGTCCGGTTGCGTAACATGTCGTGTGTGCGACGGGTCATCtttggagagaagaggcgctcATGGACAACGCAAACAAGACACAGCTGATGACACGCTTTTCCCGGGTGAGCccaacagacacagaaaccaAGCCAGAAACGATCATAGAGGGGATACAAGCACGTCGGGTTCGCGTCTGGAGGACGATCAGGTGCGGCATAGTTGGGGCGGCTCGGGCGGCGCGATGCAGACGGTGGGTGATGGGGAAGGACATCATGAAAAGGCACGAACGGATGAGAACGTCTCGAGTTGTGGGTCGAGCTGCAGCTCACGGTCAGAGGCAGGGGgacacatgcacataaaAAGGACTGCTTGTGAGTGCCCCGTCGATGTCCATGGTCACCGACTGTGTGCGAGCTGTGCTGGAGTGTCGCCGAATCTCTGTATGGTCGACGACTGCGGAGATATAGCACACTCTCCCGAGACTTCAGCTGTAGAAAATCGAAAGCAACGTCTACTGCCTCCCCAGTGCTTGGGAGAACACAGCAGAATAACGCAGACGAGTTGCGACAATGCCGGTAGATCTTCGGCGGATGTTACAGTAGAAAGTCTGCGCCAGTTAGGGAGCGAGTCTTGTTCATCTAACCGCTCGTGCCGGCCTCATGGTgtaagagaggaagcagctgGCTGCGATTCTGAACTCCAGGCAATTCCCAGCCGTGCCACTTCGTGTGAACATGAGGAGAGACTGAACAAAATAAGAGACCCTGAGAGCACGTGTTGCTGGTCTGCCAGTGGATTCTCGAAACGTGAGAATGTGGAAATGGCTGCAGCACGGGGAGACAGCCGTGATGGCTGCGTGTCGCATCGGCATCTCCGCCAGCAGCAGCATGAAAGGCGCAAGCATGCGCGGGAAGATCTGGCATTGCGAGCCCGACAGCTTCCTCATACTGTAGGGGTGAAGTTTGATCCGACGTGTCCACGATGGATCGCTCACTGGAAACGTGAAGGCCAGAGGTTCTTTAAAAGTTTCAGTGTCGAGAAAAATGGTTTTGAGAACGCCTGGAATCTTGCCAAGTTGTGTCGAAAAAGGAACGCCGAGCTTGCCGCAGCAACCAGTCGGGCGACATCGACACCTAAGCGACCCAACATTGTGTGTGGAGCTGGAAGCTCCCGCCGCTCAGTTTCCGGAAACCGAAATGTGTCGGAGCAGGCTGGGAGTGGCGTGAATCCACTTAACAGCCCACCATCGGCTGGAACAGGTGGACTTCGTGGTGGCAATATCGCAGGCACAGCGACCGTGCTGCCCACTTACGATATCACCTGTCAGCGGCAAGAAGCAGCTTCAGTTAATTCGACGAAGTTCTCAAGTTTGGCGTTTCTCGCAGCATTGGGAGACTACATGTCAGCTAATTACGGGCCAGCTTCAGCAGGAATCAGTGATGACAATCAGGAAGGCCGAGGCGTAATGACCGGAGCTCGGTGGTGTACGGCCGCATGCACCAACCCCGAGAGCCCCTCTGGTGATGGTACGCAGCTGTCTGCCTTAATTCCTGCAATAGCAGGTCGAAGCTTACTATATGCAAGTAGAAGCAGTGCTGAGGGTATCCGCCTGCGTGAAGACTGCACAGTCACAGAGACTGCaactgcagctgctgcagagacCCCTCGTCTGCGTGCCTTCTGCAACAACGTTGCCAACAAAGCAGTCGCAGATGGGACTGTCACAAGTACCACCCGAGACGAACTTTTGGGAACCCGGGGTCCACGAACagactcgagagaagaacgtcgCGCAATAGACGCAGCAACAGCCTTAGCACCGCGGAATTCTTCCCCCTTGGGTGGTGCGGCGGGTGCCGTGGCTGTGACTGACATGCAGAATTCGATAGATTTCGCACAGGCGGCCTCCGGCCTAGAGGATGACGGACTGACGGGACTTCCGTTTGTTGAGGCATCGTGGAGCCGGTCTGCAGACGGTGGAGCGGGTGGCACTGCTTCAGACAGTCGCCACCGCCTCGCAGCATCTTCGGTAGAAACCAAAGTGTTGCACAGTGGAGAAGATTCTTTAGGAGGTGGTGAGTGGGCTGGTGACTGGGGAAGCTCGACTCGGGAGGGAAATTGGAAAGTCAAATATGACGCAAACACGGTGGGCGCAGGTGGCGGCACGTGTGAAGGCGTTTTCGTTGCTTCATTGGACGGAAATCGAATGCGGAGCACTCCGCCTCGTTCAGAGGACAGGTCGGTGATGCCTACGCCTCCTGCAGTGTCAGTAACTGTTCAAGATATCCCCGCATTCATATCTCTCAGTGAAGGCAGCGAAGTTGCTGGCGAGCGGGCCAGACCAACCGAGGCTGATGTTGCAGCAGAATATCGGGAGGCGATTTCTTCCGTCACATCTCCACAACCGAGGGGGTCCAGAAGCGGTCTGAAGGGTACCACTGATGCTCTCAATATAGACGAGACACAGTGTCGTGGCGCGGATAGTGTATACGGTCAACTACATCATTCAGAGCCTGTCCAAGGTGCTGTTCGACTCTGCAGCGCAATGCAGCAACACAGGAAGACCgaggagcagcagcaacGCCTGGGCCTGGCTAACGTCGGGTCGGGTTGTCaccttgtctcttcctcaggAGCCCTTTCGGCAGTTGATGCTCCGACGCGATACCCTCAGCATGCTGAGCAACTATCGCAGACCGCGGCGGCAGGTTTGGCGGTCCCGTCAATCCAGGGGTCAACCGGCGACGGGTCAGAGACTGTCGGGATGACATCACTATTGCTGTTGCTATCCCAACGTGATAATTCCCTTGCGGCGAGGTCCGCAGTTTCAACGTGTTTGTCTGGTGCGATTCCGGATACGAGTTTTTGTGCGAGAGGTTCGCTGTTGCCAGCAAAAACAAACCAACCTGATGTGGCAACGGAAGGAGCCACGGATGGCGCTCAGCTGACCTGTGACCGCTCAGGAACACCCACTTCGCCGGAAAGACTCCTTTGCCGATCGTCATTGAACTCGGAAAAGTTACAGGCTTCTGGAGCTCCGGGCCTGACGGAATCATTGCCAGCTGGGATGAGTGGCGAAGCTACCGGAGATCCACCGCCGCCTACATCTGTAGATTCGTGCGGAAATTATCTGGGTCCCACGTCCGGAACATCGAAGCGTGCGACGTTCTTAGCCGCTTCCGAGACGTGGGCAACAGAAGTTCTGCTGCATCACCAGGCCGTTCAAGGCGCCTCGCCGTCCTCTGCGCCAGCACACGATCTGTGGTCGCTGTCTCCCACAGAGCTCGTCACTCTTAATTGCCAGATGAACGGTCCTGGCAACAGCAGTCTGCCAGGCGGGTTCACTGTGTCGGGTGTCCACACCTCAGAGCTGCAATCCGACGAGGGTTTCCGCTCGATGAATGCTTCATCGGAAGCACGAATTGACGCGGTCATCGGCGTGTCAGATGATGGGGGACCTACCAGCGAATTTGCTGCAGAGATGGGATACAGAGAGATGGTGCATTCGGAGGGTGAAGAAAGCGGTGTATCTGCTGCGAATGCTGGTGACCCGCTTGGGTCGAGCACGGTTCATTCCGCTCGCACAAGTGCGGGCTCCTGTTTAGACGACACAGTCTTGATGGTTGGTGTGAAGGATGGTACACGCAGCAGCATCAGCGGTTCATTCCTGGGGGAACACCACCGCAGCCCTCATGTGGAGGCGGACATATCAAGAGCAAGAAATGACTCCAGCAACCAGGAAGTCGACCTTAATGGAGCTAAATGCATGTCTGGGCAAGCCCGGGTACGTGAACAACgccgttctttctctctgtcggaaTGGCCCTTGGATAATCGATTCCCGATGACAGAGAGCATGGAAAGGAACATTCGAAGGCGCAACAGCAGTGGGTCGATGTCTCATGAGTCGAATTCATTTTCTGAGGCAGCAACTCCAGCGAACCAAGGAGGACCTCATCCACCTGGAAGACTGGCGGACAGTGACTGCGCATGTACTACAGCCTGTCGGAGACAAGGGGAAGGAGCTAACGTCGCAGGCATACCACCGGAGCGGGCGACCGGCAGTTTTTCAGGGACCCAAGCTACGTATGCGCTActgggagagacagacactcCAGGTGGTTGCTCGGTGGATCCAGCAGACGATACTGAACGGCTCTCCTGGGCGAAGGTGGCAGTGCTGATGATCCTGCGTAACTTACGCGACGACGCATCATGCCGGCTGCTGACTGAATGCTTTCAACTGCTAGATGCGTCTCAAACGGAGATGCCAGAGCTCCGTGCGCTTCTTTCGATTTTTTCGAATTTAATTGCAGAGCAGCGTCTTCCTAGCAGCCTGCCCACTGACGAGCTACGCAAGCTCGTCAGTGACGTGCAGACGGCTGTGAAAAGCCAATGCAAAGTGCTGCCTGACGGGGCTGCGTTGGCCTCATCGGCGAGTGGGTCCGATCTGCCAGCCATCTAA
- a CDS encoding N-methyl-D-aspartate receptor-associated protein (encoded by transcript TGME49_203030~Predicted trans-membrane domain (TMHMM2.0):135-158:162-185:196-219:223-243:251-274:277-297:316-339), whose translation MATKGQPQPQASGQGYPAYPQGYYQQPPPGGYQTGGYAYPQPYQPAYRYYGQPPVQGQAATPYGAGEGAYPAPPPAAYAYQQQEAPATYGKTSSLQSTLPPGAAPGAIDIETGSQMSDMITPDVDRAIRHAFVRKVYVILSIQVLFTFGVAAAFTLVDPMRTWLRLNSWCPVAFSFAGLILMIFVTCFPDLGRRVPLNFILLSLITGCFSMMIAFGGAATESDAFFLAVGITFVVVLALTVFACQTKIDFTGCGPYILVAMICLMMFGIFCIFWYNRVANLIYASLASLLFSFLLVYDTQQVVGGKHRKFQYSIDDYIFAALSLYMDIIGLFMNILSLLSNS comes from the exons ATGGCGACGAAAGGACAACCCCAGCCTCAAGCCTCGGGGCAGGGTTATCCGGCGTATCCCCAAGGCTACTACCAGCAACCCCCACCTGGAGGCTATCAGACAGGAGGTTACGCTTACCCGCAACCGTACCAACCCGCCTATAGGTATTATGGACAACCTCCTGTCCAAGGCCAGGCTGCTACTCCTTACggagctggagaaggagCGTACccggcgccgccgcctgcgGCTTACGCTTACCAACAGCAAGAAGCTCCTGCGACTTACGGAAAGACGTCTTCACTCC AGAGCACTCTGCCTCCAGGTGCCGCTCCAGGAGCTATCGACATTGAAACGGGTTCTCAAATGTCGGACATGATTACTCCCGATGTGGATAGGGCAATTCGGCATGCCTTCGTCAGGAAGGTGTACGTTATCCTTTCTATTCAAGTTCTG TTCACTTTTGGAGTTGCTGCGGCCTTCACGCTCGTCGACCCGATGCGAACATGGCTACGGTTGAACTCCTGGTGCCCCGTTGCTTTTTCATTTGCCGGGCTCATCCTGATGATCT TCGTGACCTGCTTCCCTGACCTCGGGCGACGGGTGCCACTAAACTTCATCTTGCTGTCCCTCATCACAGGATGCTTCTCCATGATGATTGCCTTCGGAGGCGCGGCAACAGAAAGTGACGCCTTTTTCCTTGCAGTGGGCATAACGTTTGTCGTCGTGCTTGCCCTGACAGTATTCGCGTGTCAAACTAAAATCGACTTCACAG gCTGCGGCCCCTATATATTGGTCGCGATGATTTGCTTGATGATGTTTGGTATCTTCTGTATTTTCTGGTACAATCGCGTCGCAAACCTCATTTACGCGTCGCTTGCATCGctcctcttcagcttccttctcgtttaCGACACACAG CAAGTCGTTGGCGGAAAGCATCGCAAGTTTCAGTACTCTATTGACGATTACATCTTCGCGGCTCTCTCGCTGTACATGGACATCATCGGGCTCTTCATGAACATTCTTAGCCTGCTGTCGAACTCGTAA